A region from the Flavobacteriales bacterium genome encodes:
- the alaS gene encoding alanine--tRNA ligase — MLTSQQIRQKFLDHFKRHQHEIVPSAPMVVKDDPTLMFTNAGMNQFKDLFLGNRPAQHKRIADTQKCLRVSGKHNDLEEVGIDTYHHTMFEMLGNWSFGDYFKKEAIQWAWELLTDVYGIDQNNIYVTYFGGDEKDKLPADNETRDLWKQFMPEERILPFSRKDNFWEMGDTGPCGPCTEIHVDVRTAGEKKAKPGRELVNNDHPQVIEIWNNVFMQFERKSDGSLVELPAQHVDTGMGFERLCMVLQGKRSNYDTDVFQPLIQAIAKLCKQNYGHYEKSDIAMRVIADHLRAISFAIADGQLPSNTGAGYVIRRILRRAVRYGYSFLDLNEPFIHKLVKTLADQMGDQFPELRKQQGTIEAVVMEEEKAFLRTLAQGTRRLEQLLVESKGTLPGDKAFELLDTYGFPIDLTQLMAREHGRDVDMKGFEVELQKQKERSRAATSITTGDWVELAQGGTTFVGYDELQCEARILRHRKVSGKGGDLFQVVLDRTPFYAEGGGQVGDKGWLIAGDQKVEVVDTKRENQLIVHSCKSLPADTGATFTAHVDASRRKLTQRNHTATHLLHHALRKHLGTHVEQKGSLVAPDRLRFDISHFAKVTAEELTTVEREVNAMIAEDLGFEDFRRMPIAEAKAMGAMALFGEKYGDEVRVVKFGPSVELCGGTHVPRTGEIGAFRIVGEAALAAGVRRIEAITSVEADHYISERLEKLEQVSALLKDPENLVGAVQQLLDRNAALEKELEKAAKQKVAALQGSIMQQVREVNGAKLIATQVDLDAAGMKDLAFRLREQHQDLLMVLGSQQGGKALLAVMVGDALVSGKGLKATDIIKQLSMHIKGGGGGQPFFATAGGKDPAGLKAAIEAAGSLLN, encoded by the coding sequence CGATACCTACCACCACACCATGTTCGAGATGCTCGGTAACTGGAGTTTCGGCGACTACTTCAAGAAGGAGGCGATCCAGTGGGCGTGGGAACTGCTCACGGACGTTTACGGCATTGATCAGAACAACATCTACGTCACCTATTTCGGTGGCGACGAGAAGGACAAGCTGCCCGCCGACAACGAGACCCGCGACCTGTGGAAGCAGTTCATGCCTGAGGAGCGGATCCTGCCGTTCAGCCGCAAGGACAACTTCTGGGAAATGGGTGACACCGGCCCTTGTGGCCCGTGCACGGAGATCCATGTTGACGTGCGCACCGCAGGGGAGAAGAAGGCAAAGCCCGGTCGCGAGCTGGTGAACAACGATCATCCGCAGGTGATCGAGATCTGGAACAACGTGTTCATGCAGTTCGAGCGGAAGTCCGACGGTTCATTGGTGGAACTGCCTGCACAACACGTGGATACGGGGATGGGCTTCGAGCGCTTGTGCATGGTGCTGCAAGGAAAACGCAGCAACTACGATACGGATGTTTTCCAGCCGCTCATCCAAGCGATCGCCAAGCTGTGCAAGCAGAACTACGGCCACTACGAGAAGAGCGATATCGCCATGCGCGTAATCGCCGATCACTTGCGCGCCATCAGTTTCGCCATAGCAGATGGACAACTGCCGAGCAACACCGGCGCTGGTTATGTGATCCGTCGGATCCTTCGCCGTGCTGTGCGTTACGGTTACAGCTTCTTGGACCTCAATGAGCCTTTCATCCACAAGCTGGTGAAGACGCTCGCGGACCAGATGGGCGATCAGTTCCCTGAGCTGCGCAAACAGCAAGGCACCATAGAGGCCGTAGTGATGGAGGAGGAGAAGGCTTTCCTGCGCACGTTGGCACAAGGCACGCGGCGCCTGGAACAACTGTTGGTTGAATCGAAGGGCACCTTGCCCGGGGACAAGGCCTTTGAGCTCTTGGATACGTACGGTTTCCCCATCGATCTCACTCAGCTCATGGCACGCGAGCATGGCCGCGATGTGGATATGAAGGGATTCGAGGTGGAACTACAGAAGCAGAAAGAGCGTTCCCGTGCCGCGACATCCATCACCACCGGTGATTGGGTTGAATTGGCCCAAGGCGGAACCACCTTCGTCGGTTACGATGAACTCCAGTGCGAGGCACGGATCCTGAGACACCGGAAGGTATCGGGCAAGGGTGGCGACCTTTTCCAAGTGGTGCTGGACCGCACCCCCTTTTATGCGGAGGGCGGTGGTCAGGTTGGCGACAAGGGGTGGCTCATAGCGGGCGATCAGAAGGTGGAAGTCGTGGATACGAAGCGCGAGAACCAGCTGATCGTGCATTCCTGCAAGAGCCTGCCGGCCGATACCGGTGCGACCTTCACCGCACATGTGGATGCGTCGCGCCGCAAGCTCACGCAGCGCAACCACACCGCCACGCACCTGCTGCACCACGCCCTGCGCAAGCACTTGGGCACGCACGTGGAACAGAAGGGTTCGCTCGTAGCTCCTGATCGGCTGCGGTTCGACATCAGCCACTTCGCCAAGGTGACGGCCGAAGAACTGACCACTGTGGAGCGCGAGGTGAACGCCATGATCGCAGAAGACCTGGGCTTCGAGGATTTCCGGCGCATGCCGATCGCCGAAGCGAAGGCCATGGGCGCCATGGCTCTGTTCGGGGAGAAGTACGGGGATGAGGTGCGCGTGGTGAAGTTCGGACCGAGCGTGGAGCTATGCGGAGGCACGCACGTGCCTCGCACCGGCGAGATCGGAGCGTTCCGCATCGTGGGCGAAGCAGCCCTGGCGGCCGGTGTGCGCCGCATTGAGGCCATCACCAGCGTTGAGGCTGATCACTACATCAGCGAACGCCTGGAAAAGCTGGAGCAGGTAAGTGCTCTGCTCAAGGATCCGGAGAACCTGGTGGGGGCCGTGCAGCAGCTGCTTGATCGCAACGCAGCCTTGGAAAAGGAGCTCGAGAAAGCGGCGAAACAGAAAGTGGCGGCGTTGCAAGGCAGCATCATGCAACAGGTCCGCGAGGTGAACGGAGCCAAGCTCATCGCCACGCAGGTTGACCTTGACGCTGCGGGCATGAAGGACCTGGCATTCCGCCTGCGCGAACAGCACCAGGACCTGTTGATGGTGCTGGGCAGCCAACAGGGCGGCAAGGCATTGCTCGCGGTGATGGTGGGCGATGCACTGGTATCGGGCAAGGGCCTCAAAGCCACCGACATCATCAAGCAGCTCAGCATGCACATCAAAGGCGGCGGCGGCGGACAGCCCTTCTTCGCAACAGCCGGAGGCAAGGACCCCGCAGGGTTGAAGGCAGCCATCGAGGCGGCCGGATCGCTTTTGAACTGA
- a CDS encoding PQQ-dependent sugar dehydrogenase — protein MLARPWRALLAAGLLVCGVTVAQLPPSFSQSTLAGLYGQPVSLEFLPDGRLLVAEKSGLITLASGTNLSQQSAYLQLLNIENSQERGLQSIVLHPQFDQNGWFYLYYSALSSSSFRVSRFTHVQNGGGAASFSSTTSEVVIWEDPLPYSGCCHYGGGMDIGPDGKLYLAIGEHNNAAHPQDISVPHGKILRLNLDGSAPTDNPYADGNGPNYDAIWCEGLRNPFKLSWDATYNKLYVGDVGANDPTTAREEVHVASSGANFGWPHCEGSQCNWPISPPANLVSPLFDYPHPGMGGGAVIGGLVYRGALFPATYQGSYFYADFVHGWIRCAQLSSNGASVLSDNGFMTGAGLVSDMEVGTDGALYYGDLNGSVKRIGYTGSNQVPQCSGVAVSPLSGPVPLNATGAASVLDPEGAALTCTWLWDDGSQSVHVLAAGSGWRTVPSSPHTYAASGLFAPVLRVSDGSNTVDCPSAPVSVGQGPACSITYPPEGSSFQAGDVILYGGSASDPNGALTPANYLWEVVFVHNEHAHPESGPSSGYTSGAFTVPYDGHDFSGNTGYEIRLTVTDADGLQAHDTVRVWPEKTVLTFNSVPSGLFVEIDGVQRQTPYVLDDLVGFHHYINAPVQCYAGQQYGPSTWSNGGTGYQMIVVPTTPTSYTHTFTSWGACQTSVKVSPKVMLGGAYDQFTGLMQNNLAVLGLVPTTQPYTQLGLVPVGGGNTSTSSAVLSATGNNAIVDWVWVELRNALQPATITASRAALVQRDGDVVETDGTSPVTMNVVAGSYFVAVRHRNHLGVMTAQHVALSTNPTVVDFTLSSMATYGSAARTQVNGVMVLWPGDAGFNGVVKYTGANNDRDPILAAIGGTVPTGLITMQYRGEDVNMDGLVKYTGIANDRDPILLCIGGSVPTAVRQQQLP, from the coding sequence ATGCTGGCCCGACCATGGCGGGCCCTGCTCGCCGCTGGTCTGTTGGTTTGCGGTGTTACAGTGGCCCAATTGCCGCCTTCGTTCAGTCAATCCACGTTGGCGGGGCTCTATGGGCAGCCCGTATCGTTGGAATTTCTTCCCGATGGGCGTCTGCTGGTAGCCGAGAAGTCGGGCCTGATCACCCTTGCTAGCGGCACGAACCTGTCGCAACAGAGTGCTTACCTGCAGCTATTGAACATCGAGAACAGCCAGGAAAGGGGACTGCAGAGCATCGTTCTGCATCCTCAGTTCGATCAGAACGGCTGGTTCTACTTGTACTATAGCGCGCTTTCCTCATCGTCCTTCCGGGTTTCGCGGTTCACCCACGTGCAGAACGGTGGTGGCGCGGCGAGCTTTTCTTCGACAACAAGTGAAGTGGTGATCTGGGAAGACCCCTTGCCCTACAGCGGCTGCTGCCACTACGGCGGTGGTATGGACATCGGCCCGGACGGCAAGCTCTACTTGGCCATCGGTGAGCACAACAACGCGGCGCATCCTCAGGACATATCCGTACCGCATGGGAAGATCCTACGGTTGAACCTGGACGGTAGCGCGCCGACGGACAACCCGTACGCGGATGGCAACGGACCGAACTACGATGCGATCTGGTGCGAAGGTTTGAGGAACCCCTTCAAGCTTTCGTGGGATGCGACCTACAACAAGCTTTACGTGGGCGATGTGGGTGCCAATGACCCCACCACCGCGCGCGAGGAAGTGCACGTCGCCTCATCAGGCGCCAACTTCGGATGGCCGCATTGCGAGGGTTCGCAGTGCAACTGGCCGATCTCGCCACCGGCCAACCTAGTGTCGCCGTTGTTCGACTATCCGCATCCCGGGATGGGTGGTGGTGCGGTTATCGGTGGACTTGTCTATCGCGGCGCGTTGTTCCCGGCCACCTACCAGGGATCGTATTTCTACGCCGACTTCGTGCATGGTTGGATCCGTTGTGCGCAGCTTTCCTCCAACGGTGCTTCTGTTCTTTCGGACAACGGTTTCATGACAGGCGCTGGGCTGGTATCGGACATGGAGGTGGGCACTGACGGGGCACTGTACTACGGCGATCTGAACGGATCGGTGAAGCGCATCGGCTACACAGGCTCGAATCAAGTGCCGCAGTGCAGTGGTGTTGCAGTGTCGCCGCTTTCCGGGCCTGTTCCCCTGAACGCAACTGGTGCAGCTTCGGTGCTGGACCCGGAAGGAGCAGCGCTCACCTGCACATGGCTGTGGGATGATGGTTCTCAGAGCGTGCACGTGCTAGCAGCGGGTAGTGGATGGCGAACGGTGCCTTCCTCTCCCCACACCTACGCAGCGAGCGGCCTGTTCGCTCCTGTTCTGCGTGTTTCGGACGGAAGCAATACGGTGGATTGTCCTTCGGCCCCCGTGAGCGTTGGTCAAGGCCCGGCTTGCAGCATCACTTATCCGCCGGAAGGGTCATCGTTCCAAGCCGGTGATGTGATCCTGTACGGTGGTAGTGCCTCCGACCCGAACGGCGCGCTCACCCCGGCAAACTACCTCTGGGAGGTTGTGTTCGTTCACAACGAACATGCACACCCGGAATCGGGCCCATCCAGCGGTTACACCAGTGGTGCGTTCACCGTTCCGTACGATGGTCACGACTTCAGTGGTAACACCGGCTACGAGATCCGGTTGACGGTAACGGATGCCGACGGTTTGCAAGCGCACGATACGGTCCGCGTGTGGCCGGAGAAAACGGTGCTAACCTTCAACAGTGTTCCGTCCGGGCTGTTCGTGGAGATCGATGGCGTGCAGCGTCAGACGCCTTATGTGCTGGATGATCTGGTCGGTTTCCATCACTACATCAACGCGCCAGTGCAGTGCTATGCCGGACAGCAATACGGCCCGTCCACATGGTCCAATGGTGGGACAGGTTACCAGATGATCGTGGTGCCGACCACACCGACCAGCTACACCCACACGTTCACGTCGTGGGGGGCGTGCCAGACAAGTGTGAAGGTCTCTCCGAAGGTGATGCTCGGGGGCGCCTATGACCAGTTCACGGGCCTGATGCAGAACAACCTTGCCGTGCTCGGGTTGGTGCCCACCACACAACCCTACACCCAGCTGGGCCTTGTGCCGGTGGGTGGTGGCAACACGAGCACTTCATCGGCAGTGCTGTCGGCAACCGGCAACAATGCCATCGTCGATTGGGTTTGGGTTGAACTGCGCAACGCACTTCAACCAGCAACGATCACGGCTTCCCGGGCTGCGCTGGTGCAGCGCGATGGGGATGTGGTGGAGACCGACGGCACTTCGCCAGTGACGATGAACGTTGTGGCAGGCAGCTACTTCGTTGCGGTGCGGCACCGCAACCATTTGGGCGTGATGACAGCTCAGCACGTTGCACTATCGACGAATCCAACTGTGGTGGACTTCACGCTATCGTCCATGGCCACGTATGGTTCTGCTGCACGGACGCAAGTGAACGGTGTGATGGTTCTGTGGCCTGGCGATGCGGGCTTCAATGGTGTGGTGAAGTATACGGGCGCGAACAATGACCGCGACCCGATCCTCGCTGCAATAGGAGGGACGGTTCCCACCGGACTGATCACCATGCAATACCGCGGCGAGGATGTGAACATGGACGGATTGGTCAAGTACACCGGCATCGCGAACGACCGTGACCCTATTCTACTGTGCATAGGAGGTAGCGTGCCAACTGCGGTGCGGCAGCAGCAACTTCCGTGA
- a CDS encoding sigma-54-dependent Fis family transcriptional regulator, translating to MAKILIIDDEKAIRNALKDILEHEKHTVEEAEDGAAGLDKAKKGAFDVVLCDIKMPKMDGLEVLEKLMAHNDDLPVVMISGHGTIDTAVDALKKGAFDYIQKPPDISRILVTVRNALDRKNLVQETKTLRQKVQKEKGGPNRMIGESKALTEIRTMIEKVAPSDARVLVTGGNGAGKEGVARMIHEKSARKDGPFIEVNCAAIPSELIESELFGHEKGSFTSAIAQRKGKFELADGGTLFLDEIGDMSASAQAKVLRALQENRITRVGGDKDIKVNVRVVAATNKDLRKEIERGNFREDLYHRLSVIPIHVPALKDRLEDVPLLAEHFVSMVCTEQGIPVKKISEKAVKELQKLPWTGNVRELRNVIERLVILSDKEITDAEVKAYAVPKA from the coding sequence ATGGCCAAGATCCTCATCATCGACGACGAGAAAGCGATCCGCAACGCGCTGAAGGACATCCTGGAGCACGAGAAACACACCGTGGAGGAGGCCGAGGACGGCGCGGCAGGTCTGGACAAGGCCAAGAAGGGGGCCTTTGACGTGGTGCTCTGCGACATCAAGATGCCCAAGATGGACGGCTTGGAGGTGCTGGAGAAACTGATGGCGCACAACGATGACCTGCCCGTGGTGATGATCAGTGGCCATGGCACCATCGACACCGCCGTTGATGCACTGAAGAAGGGCGCCTTCGACTACATCCAGAAACCACCGGACATCAGCCGCATTCTCGTTACGGTCCGCAATGCACTTGACCGGAAGAACTTGGTGCAGGAGACCAAGACGTTGCGACAGAAGGTGCAAAAGGAAAAGGGCGGCCCCAACCGGATGATCGGTGAAAGCAAGGCCCTGACCGAGATCCGCACCATGATCGAAAAGGTAGCACCGAGCGATGCACGCGTTCTGGTGACCGGAGGCAACGGCGCCGGTAAGGAAGGCGTTGCGCGCATGATCCACGAGAAAAGCGCCCGGAAGGACGGTCCATTCATTGAAGTGAACTGCGCCGCGATCCCGAGCGAGCTCATCGAAAGCGAGCTCTTCGGGCACGAAAAGGGCAGCTTCACCAGCGCCATCGCCCAGCGCAAGGGCAAATTCGAACTGGCCGATGGCGGCACGCTCTTCCTGGACGAGATCGGGGACATGAGCGCCAGTGCGCAGGCCAAGGTGCTCCGTGCATTGCAGGAAAACCGCATCACACGGGTCGGCGGCGACAAGGACATCAAGGTGAACGTGCGCGTGGTGGCCGCCACCAACAAGGACCTGCGCAAGGAGATCGAGCGGGGCAACTTCCGTGAAGACCTCTACCACCGTCTGAGCGTCATCCCCATCCACGTCCCTGCGCTCAAGGACCGGCTGGAGGACGTTCCCCTGCTGGCGGAGCATTTCGTTTCCATGGTGTGCACCGAGCAGGGCATCCCAGTGAAGAAGATCAGTGAGAAGGCGGTGAAGGAGCTCCAAAAGCTCCCGTGGACCGGCAACGTGCGCGAGCTGCGCAACGTCATTGAACGGCTCGTGATCCTCAGTGACAAGGAGATCACCGATGCGGAGGTGAAAGCGTACGCCGTGCCCAAGGCCTGA
- a CDS encoding ABC transporter permease, which yields MNKIALIIKREYWTRVRKPSFLIMTILGPLLLIGGIVAVVYATLHETGDHKVLVVDPGGLVTGKLKNTEHLAFAYSPVDIDDTLLTGGPYTLKALLSDDPMRNTTVELKYVKFPSQFVQNQISAELERVLHAEKLRVNNYDPEKFKEITRPLEFQLLDATTGGDDGNVQARAGIGFAFGYLIFFFVFLYGIQVMRGVMEEKQNRVVEVLVSSVKPFQLMMGKIIGIAMVGLTQFLLWVIVSAILGTIAIGLAHEKIAQFAKEQQGTMMTSELQRAMDQGANPSMDEKDNVKKLEEALKVVDQLPIAMMLGLFVFYFLGGYLLYSSLYAAVGSAVDSESDSQQFMLPVTLPMMLSIFVAQTAVANPDGPAVFWCSIIPFTSPVVMLVRVAMGDVLEHPWQLILSMALLVATFIFTTWLAGRIYRTGILMYGKKVTWRELGKWLFYRG from the coding sequence ATGAACAAGATCGCCCTCATCATCAAGCGGGAGTATTGGACGCGCGTGCGCAAGCCCAGCTTCCTCATCATGACGATCCTCGGGCCGTTGTTGCTCATAGGCGGCATCGTGGCAGTCGTTTACGCAACGCTTCACGAGACCGGCGACCACAAGGTCCTCGTTGTGGACCCGGGAGGGCTGGTGACCGGCAAACTGAAGAACACGGAACACCTCGCCTTCGCCTATTCACCTGTGGACATCGACGACACACTACTGACCGGTGGACCCTACACGTTGAAAGCGCTGCTTTCGGACGACCCGATGAGGAACACAACAGTGGAGCTCAAGTACGTCAAATTTCCAAGCCAGTTCGTCCAGAACCAGATCAGTGCAGAACTGGAACGCGTGCTCCATGCAGAGAAATTGAGGGTGAACAACTACGATCCGGAGAAATTCAAGGAGATCACCCGTCCGCTTGAGTTCCAACTGCTTGACGCGACCACCGGTGGGGATGATGGGAATGTACAGGCCAGAGCTGGCATCGGATTCGCCTTCGGGTATCTGATCTTCTTTTTCGTGTTCCTCTACGGGATCCAAGTGATGCGCGGTGTTATGGAGGAAAAGCAGAACCGCGTGGTGGAAGTCCTGGTGAGCAGCGTCAAACCGTTCCAGCTGATGATGGGCAAGATCATCGGCATTGCCATGGTCGGACTCACCCAATTCCTACTGTGGGTGATTGTTTCCGCTATCCTGGGCACGATCGCCATCGGTCTTGCACACGAAAAGATCGCACAGTTCGCCAAGGAGCAACAGGGCACCATGATGACCTCGGAACTGCAGCGGGCCATGGACCAAGGCGCCAACCCCAGCATGGACGAAAAGGACAATGTGAAGAAACTGGAGGAGGCCCTCAAGGTCGTCGACCAACTGCCCATCGCCATGATGCTCGGACTTTTCGTCTTCTACTTCCTGGGCGGATATCTGCTGTACAGCTCCCTTTATGCAGCGGTGGGTTCAGCAGTGGACAGCGAGAGCGATTCGCAACAATTCATGCTGCCCGTTACGCTGCCCATGATGCTTTCCATCTTCGTTGCACAAACCGCCGTCGCCAATCCCGATGGACCAGCGGTGTTCTGGTGCAGCATCATCCCCTTCACGAGCCCGGTGGTGATGCTGGTCCGTGTGGCCATGGGCGACGTTCTGGAGCATCCGTGGCAGCTCATCCTGAGCATGGCTCTTTTGGTCGCCACCTTCATCTTCACCACATGGTTGGCCGGTCGCATCTACCGTACGGGCATCCTTATGTACGGCAAGAAGGTGACTTGGCGCGAACTGGGCAAGTGGTTGTTCTACCGGGGATGA